CTCCAGCCGGGTGGTGACCAAGGTGGTGCGCGAGTTCGTCCGCCGCGGTCGGCAGCTGCGTCCGGACGGGGTCGGGCCGGCCGGCGAGACGGTGCTCTCCCCCGCCGAGCTGGCGGTGGTCTCGCACCTGAGCGGCGGCTTCACCACCAACGAGGAGATCGCCACTCAGCTGAGCATCAGCGTGAACACGGTCCGGGCCCAGATCGCCCAGAGCCTGCGCAAGACCGGGACGGCCAATCGGACCGCCTTGGCCCTGTGGGGGCTGCGCAACGGGCTGGATCGCCGACTCGAGACCGGCGGCAAGCCGGCCGCCTGAGCCCGGGCGGACGGCTAGGCGCTGGTCCGGATCTTCGGCAGCCGCTTGGCCATCTCGGCCTCGAACAGGCCGCGGACCGCGGCCGCGTCGAAATGCCCGTCCAGCATCGGCAGCGCCTTCGTCTGCGCCTGCCGGCACACGGCCAGCCAGGCCTGGCCCATGGCCAAGGTGAACGACGAAGCCACCGAAGCATTGATCACCCCGCCCGCGATGCTGCCGGCGCCCGGCAGGAACTTCAGTAGACCGGCCGCCGCAGCTCGTCCGGCTGCCGTGGCGGCCGAGGTGGACGCCACCGCCAGCAGCGCCGACTTGTCCAGACCCAGCCCGTGCAACTGAGCGATCTTGGCCATCATGGACAGCTGGATCGGCACCAGGATGGCCGCCGACGAGAACGGGATCGGCACCGCGGCTGCGGCAGCGGCCGCGGTCACGGCAGCGGCGATCGCCGCTTTCGATCGGCCGGCTTTGAGCCCCAGATCGATCTCTTGCGCGGCGATGAGGGCACCCTGGACCGCGTCCGGAGTGAGCTGAAAGGTGCCCTGCAGGAGCTCCATCAAGCCGTAGGCCGGCTGACCGGTGAACTGGTCCCTCATCGCGTAGGTCAGGAACGGACGTCCGCCGTAGATCGGCAGCTCGCGGGACTCGATGTGGTGGGCCAGCTCGACCGCATCGGGGTGGAACTGGCCATCGCGCATCGGCACCTGGGTGAGCACGCAGATCACCGGCAGGCCGAGGTCGTCCAGGGTCTTGATGAAACGCTCCTCGGCCTCCTCGAAGCGCCGGTCCATGCCGCGTACGCAGTACCAGGCCAGGTGGATCTGCTCGTCGATCGGCTTGCGGCGGCTGTCCTTGACCAGAGTGGTGAGCTCCTTGATCAGGGCATCGTCATCGCGTCCGATCTCGAGGCCATGGCTGTCCAGGACGCCGAGGCTGCCCCGGGAGTCCAGGTAGAGATGCGAGCCCACAGTGACCGGCGCACCGATCCCGGTGGCGGCCACCGGGGCCCCGAAAATGGCGTTGATCAAGGTCGACTTGCCGACTCCGGTCTTGCCGAAGACGGCGATGTTGACCCGGCCCAGTTCGGCGGCCTGCTTCTCGAACTCGGCCCGAAAAGACTCGGTGAACCACTGCGTCATGGCGTCGAGCCTAGGCAACCGACCATTGCCGGACGATGGGGTGGCCCCCTGGGCGTCCCCCGGCCCGCCCCCGGCCGCCTCAGATAGTGACCATCGCTACGAATCGCGCAGTGCCGGATCTACGCTTGCCGGGTTTGCCCACGGACGCAGCGCCGCGTCACCATCACGGAGAGCCGATGAGCCTGTTACGCACCAAGTCGATCGAACAGTCGATCGCCGACACCGATGAGCCGGAGTACCAGCTCAAGCGGTCACTGTCTGCCCTGGATTTGACCGTGTTCGGGGTCGGTGTCGTGATCGGCGCCGGCATCTTCACCCTCACCGGACGAGCTGCCCACAGCGTCGCCGGACCGGCCATCGTGATCAGCTTCGTGATCGCCGCTCTGGCCTGCGCCCTGGCGGCCATGTGTTATGCGGAATTCGCATCGACGGTGCCGGTGTCCGGCTCGGCCTACACCTTCTCCTACGCCTCGCTGGGCGAGATCTTCGCCTGGATCATCGGCTGGGACCTGATCCTGGAGATGTTCCTGGGTGCGTCCGTGGTGGCCCAGGGCTGGAGCGCCTACTTCAGCGCCTTCCTCGGCAAGCTCGGCATCACACTGCCCGCCGCCATCAGCTACGGCGGTGTGGTGGATCTGCCGGCCATCCTGCTGGTGCTGATCCTGGGCGTGCTGGTCACCGTCGGGATCAAGGAGTCGCTGCGGGTCAACCTGGTCCTGGTCGGACTGAAGCTGTTCATCGTCTTGTTCGTGATCATCGCCGGCATCTTCTTCATCAACCCGGCCAACTACTCCCCGTTCATCCCCGAGGCCGTTCCGAGTGCGGCGGCCGACGCCAGCAAGTGGCTGATGCAGCCGCTGCTGCAGTTCATCACCGGGGCGGCTCCGTCCAACTTCGGGATCGGCGGCATCCTTTCCGGTGCCGCGCTGGTCTTCTTCGCCTACATCGGCTTCGACGTGGTGGCCACCACCGCCGAGGAGACCAAGAACCCGCAGCGGGACCTGCCGATCGGCATCATCGCGTCTCTGATCATCTGCACCGTGCTCTACGGCGCCGTGGCGCTGGTCGTGACCGGCATGGTGCCCTACGACAAGCTCGACCCGTCCGCGGCGCTGGCCAATGCCTTCGCCTATCACGGGCAGGCCTGGATGGCGACTCTGATCGCCGCCGGTGCCGTGGCCGGCCTGACCACCGTGGTGCTGACCCTGATGATCGGCGCCACCCGACTGATCTTCGCCATGTCCCGGGACGCGCTGCTGCCCATGGGACTGGCCAAGGTGCACCCCAAGTACCGCACCCCCTGGCTGATCACCATCATCGTCACTGCGGTGGTGGCGGTCGTCGCCGGGTTCACCCCGGTCGGCGTGCTCGAGGAGATGGTGAACATCGGCACGCTGTCAGCATTCGTACTGGTGTCGATCGGAGTGATCCTGCTGCGCCACAAGCGTCCCGATCTGCCGCGCGCCTTCCGGGTGCCGTGGGTGCCGGTGCTGCCGATCGCGTCCGCGCTGATCTGTGGCTACCTGATGATCAACCTCTCGGTGGAGACCTGGCTGCGCTTCGTGGTCTGGCTGGCGATCGGCTTCGTCATCTATTTCGCCTACTCACACCGCAACTCGCGGCTGGCCACCGGGGCTCCTATCCACCCCGATATCGCCGCCGCCATGGAGTCTGGCGTCGTCCGCCCGGACGACCTGCGCTGACCCCAGCCAGCGGGTTGGGCCGGGACCGATAGCCCGGACAGCCTCCTGAACTTGGGTCGGACGTACCCTCTCCTCCTCGAGGGTCGTCCGGCCCAAACGTCTTTCTGTTCTCGGTCCGCCCGGACGAGCGGACGGGCCGCCGGACGCACCCGCGGAGAGGCTGCGGCGACCGGACCGGTAGACTGGGCAGGTTCCCGCTTCAGACCGGAGTCCCGCATGCCCACTCGCGCAGACCTGCGCAATGTCGCCATCATCGCCCACGTCGACCACGGCAAGACCACCTTGGTGGACGCCATGCTGTGGCAGTCCGGGGCCTTCCGCGAGAACCAGGACGTGTCCACCCGAGTGATGGACTCGATGGATCTGGAGCGCGAAAAGGGCATCACGATCCTGGCCAAGAACACCGCGGTCGACCACGTGATGGCCGACGGCCAGACCGTCACCATCAACATCATCGACACCCCCGGCCACGCCGACTTCGGCGGTGAGGTCGAGCGCGGCCTGGAGATGGTGGACGGCGTCCTGCTGCTCGTCGATGCCTCCGAAGGCCCGCTGCCGCAGACCCGGTTCGTGCTGCGCAAGGCGCTGGCCAAGAACCTGCCGATCATCGTGGTGATCAACAAGGTCGACCGCCCCGACGCCCGGATCGCCGAGGTCGTGGACGAGGTCTACGCGCTGTTCCTTGACCTGCTCGAGGACGACGAGGCACACCACCTGGACTTCCCGATCATCTACTGCGCCGCGAAGGCCGGACGGGCTTCGATGAACCAGCCCGCCGACGGCGGACTGCCGGACTCGGAGAACCTGGAACCGCTGTTCACCCTGATCACCGACAAGATCCCGGCGCCGGAGTACACCGAGGGCGCGCCACTCCAGGCACATGTCACCAACCTGGACGCCTCGCCCTACCTGGGCCGCCTGGCCCTGTGCCGGATCGTTGAGGGCAGCATCACCCGCGGCCAGACCGTCGCCTGGTGCCGGCACGACGGCACCATCAGCAACGTCCGGCTGTCCGAGCTGCTGATCACCCAGGCCCTGGATCGGGTTCCGGCCGACTCGGCCGGCCCCGGCGACATCGTGGCCATCGCCGGCATCCCCGAGATCACCATCGGTGAGACCATCGCCGATCCGTCCGATCCGCGTCCGCTGCCGCTGATCCACGTCGACGAACCCAGCATCTCGATGACCATCGGCATCAACACCTCGCCGCTGGCCGGCAAGGTGGGCAAGCTGCTCACCGCTCGCCTGGTGAAGAACCGCCTCGACACCGAGCTGATCGGCAACGTGTCGATCCGAGTGCTCAACACCGAGCGTCCTGACACCTGGGAGGTGCAGGGACGTGGCGAGCTGCAGTTGGCCGTCCTGGTCGAGATGATGCGCCGCGAGGGCTTCGAACTGACCGTCGGCAAGCCCGAGGTGCTGCTGCGCACCGTCAACGGCAAGACCGAGGAGCCCGTCGAGCGGCTGACTGTGGACGTGCCCGAGGAGCACGTCGGCACGATCAGCCAGCTGATGGGCACCCGCCGGGCGCGGATGGAGCAGATGGTCAACCACGGCACCGGCTGGGTGCGAGTGGAGTACGTGATCCCGGCGCGTGGCCTGATCGGCTTCCGCACCGAGTTCCTCACCGAGACCCGCGGCACCGGCATCATGCACCACGTCTTCGAGGGCTACGAGCCGTGGGCCGGCGAGATCAAGACCCGCCTGTCGGGCTCCTTGGTGGCCGACCGCACCGGCGTGGTCACCAGCTTCGCGCTGTTCAACCTGCAGGAGCGCGGCACCTTGTTCGTCTCGCCCACCGAAGAGGTGTACGAGGGCATGATCGTCGGCGAGAACCCCCGACCCGAGGACATGGACGTCAACCCCACCAAGGAGAAGAAGCTGACCAACGTCCGCTCTTCGACCGGTGACGAATTGGAGCGGCTGATCCCCCCGCGCGTGCTCAGCCTCGAGCAGGCGCTGGAGTTCTGCCGTGGCGATGAGTGCCTCGAGGTCACGCCCAAGAACGTCCGGATCCGCAAGGTCGTCCTGGACGCCAACGAGCGGGCCAAGCAGCGCAGCCGGGCCAAGAAGGCCTGACCTAGACCGACGCAGGACGGTTCGGCTTCGTCTCGCTTCACCAGAAGCGCGACGAGACCGGGCCGTCCTTCTGTCTTCCCACGCGTCACGGGGACGGTTCCTGCAACTCACGCTGATCAGCGCCGGACGGTGATGGAGCCGTCCCCCAGGCTGGGCAGCGGTCAGAACCCGGTCAATCGGCCGGAGCCGCGATGTCGGGGGTGGTGAGCGGCTCGTGGCGCTGCCGACTCCCCTAGACTCGGGCCAACATCACCCCCGGGAGCGTTCATGACCTTCCCCACCGGCTGGGACGGGCCGAAGTACTTCGCCGCCCAGCTGGCGCCCGAGCCGGTCCGGACGGACTGGTCGCCACCCACCGGTGAACCGGGAATCGTCCAACCGCATCCACTGAGCTTCGGCGACATCCTGGGTGGCGTCTTCCGCGCCGTCCGCTACGCCCCGGGGACGATGTTCGGCCTGACCTTGATCCTCACTCTGGTCGCCCAGCTGCTCGGCATGGGCGTGGGCTACCTGCTCAGCCAGCAGTACGGAGTCAGCCTGCTGCCCGGCGACGAAGCCGACGGCGACCTGGCCATGCTGTCCTGGTCGTGGGTGGCCGGAACGGTGGCCACCGCCTTCGCCGAGATGGTGATCGGCATCGGGCTGACCTGGGCCACCTTCCAGGCGGTCCGGGCCAAGAAGGCCGCTCCACTCGCTGCGGCCCGCCAGATCGCCGCCCGGTTCTGGCCGACGGTCGGCCTGTATGCCCTGCCCCTGCTCGCCGGAGGCGCGGTCATCGCCGCGGTTGCCGTGCTGATAGCGCCGCTGGCCGCCAAGGATCAGCCCTGGGTCTGGATCCCGGTGGGCATCGGCGGCGGCTTCGCGGCCGCCTGCCTGGCCGTCCGGCTGCTGCTGGCACCCTGCGTGATCGCCATCGAGAACCGCGGCCCGATCGCCGCCATCCGGCGAAGCTGGGCGCTGACCCGCGGCCAGTTCTGGCGGATCGTCGGCATCTACCTGGCCACCACCATCCTGATCTCGCTGGCCACCAACATGCTCTCCACCGTGTTCCTGTTCGTCGGCAGCGTGATCACCGCAGCCAATGCCGGCATCGGCGCGACCGTGATGCTGAGCTCATCAACGATCACCGTGGCGGTGTTCAGCCTCCCGCTGACCAGCGCCCTGGTCACCCTGCTCTACGTGGACGCCCGGTTCCGCACCGAGGCCTTCGACCTAGAGCTCAGCGAGGAGCTGTTCGGATGAGCCCACCGCTGACCCCGAGCGCGGACGAAGCCCGGCGCCTGCTCGCCGATGAGCTGAGCAAGCCGATCTATCTGGACGCCCGCAACTGGCTGATGGAGCAGCTGCGCAAGCTGCTCGACTGGCTGCAGGGGTCATCGGATCCGACCGTGTCCACCTCACCGCTGAGCGGTGGACAGGGGCTGTGGATCGGCTTCGGGACGGCGGCCGTCCTGGTCGTGGTGATCTGGGCGCTGATGGGCCCGCTGCGCGCCGAACGCCGCCGCTCCCGGGAGCTGTTCGACGAGGAGGAGCTGAGCGCCGCGGACCTGCGCGCGAAGGCGTCCGCGCTGGCCGCGAACGGTGAGTGGGGACAGGCGATCGTGGAGCACTTCCGGGCCATGATCCGGTCACTGAGCGAGCGGGTGATCATCGAGGAGTTCGCCGGCATGACCGCGGACGAGGCCAGCACGCTGGCCGCGGTTCGGCTGCCGTCGCTGGCCGAGCAGCTCGCTCAGGCCGCGCGCGATTTCGACGCCGTGGCCTACGGCGACCAGCCCGGCACGGCTGAGCAGTACCAGCAGCTGGTGGATCTCGATGCCGAGGTGGCTGCCGCCACGCCCGTCCTGCCCCAGCGGGAGAGCCAGGCCGCGGTGAGCGTGGAGGTCGGCCAATGACCGGCCGCCGCTGGTTGATCGTGTTCGGCGTGGCACTGGCGCTGTTCGCAGGGCTGATCGCGATCTCGGTGATGCTGCCGCCCAACCCGGATCGGCTTCCGAACTCGATCTCCAACCCGGGACCCAATGGCGACATGGCGCTGGCCCAAGTGCTGGGCAGCCAGGGCGTCCAGGTGCATCAAGTGACCAGCCTGGACGAGGCCGCGCAGGCC
The nucleotide sequence above comes from Propionicimonas paludicola. Encoded proteins:
- the typA gene encoding translational GTPase TypA, translated to MPTRADLRNVAIIAHVDHGKTTLVDAMLWQSGAFRENQDVSTRVMDSMDLEREKGITILAKNTAVDHVMADGQTVTINIIDTPGHADFGGEVERGLEMVDGVLLLVDASEGPLPQTRFVLRKALAKNLPIIVVINKVDRPDARIAEVVDEVYALFLDLLEDDEAHHLDFPIIYCAAKAGRASMNQPADGGLPDSENLEPLFTLITDKIPAPEYTEGAPLQAHVTNLDASPYLGRLALCRIVEGSITRGQTVAWCRHDGTISNVRLSELLITQALDRVPADSAGPGDIVAIAGIPEITIGETIADPSDPRPLPLIHVDEPSISMTIGINTSPLAGKVGKLLTARLVKNRLDTELIGNVSIRVLNTERPDTWEVQGRGELQLAVLVEMMRREGFELTVGKPEVLLRTVNGKTEEPVERLTVDVPEEHVGTISQLMGTRRARMEQMVNHGTGWVRVEYVIPARGLIGFRTEFLTETRGTGIMHHVFEGYEPWAGEIKTRLSGSLVADRTGVVTSFALFNLQERGTLFVSPTEEVYEGMIVGENPRPEDMDVNPTKEKKLTNVRSSTGDELERLIPPRVLSLEQALEFCRGDECLEVTPKNVRIRKVVLDANERAKQRSRAKKA
- a CDS encoding GTPase family protein; protein product: MTQWFTESFRAEFEKQAAELGRVNIAVFGKTGVGKSTLINAIFGAPVAATGIGAPVTVGSHLYLDSRGSLGVLDSHGLEIGRDDDALIKELTTLVKDSRRKPIDEQIHLAWYCVRGMDRRFEEAEERFIKTLDDLGLPVICVLTQVPMRDGQFHPDAVELAHHIESRELPIYGGRPFLTYAMRDQFTGQPAYGLMELLQGTFQLTPDAVQGALIAAQEIDLGLKAGRSKAAIAAAVTAAAAAAAVPIPFSSAAILVPIQLSMMAKIAQLHGLGLDKSALLAVASTSAATAAGRAAAAGLLKFLPGAGSIAGGVINASVASSFTLAMGQAWLAVCRQAQTKALPMLDGHFDAAAVRGLFEAEMAKRLPKIRTSA
- a CDS encoding amino acid permease, giving the protein MSLLRTKSIEQSIADTDEPEYQLKRSLSALDLTVFGVGVVIGAGIFTLTGRAAHSVAGPAIVISFVIAALACALAAMCYAEFASTVPVSGSAYTFSYASLGEIFAWIIGWDLILEMFLGASVVAQGWSAYFSAFLGKLGITLPAAISYGGVVDLPAILLVLILGVLVTVGIKESLRVNLVLVGLKLFIVLFVIIAGIFFINPANYSPFIPEAVPSAAADASKWLMQPLLQFITGAAPSNFGIGGILSGAALVFFAYIGFDVVATTAEETKNPQRDLPIGIIASLIICTVLYGAVALVVTGMVPYDKLDPSAALANAFAYHGQAWMATLIAAGAVAGLTTVVLTLMIGATRLIFAMSRDALLPMGLAKVHPKYRTPWLITIIVTAVVAVVAGFTPVGVLEEMVNIGTLSAFVLVSIGVILLRHKRPDLPRAFRVPWVPVLPIASALICGYLMINLSVETWLRFVVWLAIGFVIYFAYSHRNSRLATGAPIHPDIAAAMESGVVRPDDLR
- a CDS encoding glycerophosphoryl diester phosphodiesterase membrane domain-containing protein, giving the protein MTFPTGWDGPKYFAAQLAPEPVRTDWSPPTGEPGIVQPHPLSFGDILGGVFRAVRYAPGTMFGLTLILTLVAQLLGMGVGYLLSQQYGVSLLPGDEADGDLAMLSWSWVAGTVATAFAEMVIGIGLTWATFQAVRAKKAAPLAAARQIAARFWPTVGLYALPLLAGGAVIAAVAVLIAPLAAKDQPWVWIPVGIGGGFAAACLAVRLLLAPCVIAIENRGPIAAIRRSWALTRGQFWRIVGIYLATTILISLATNMLSTVFLFVGSVITAANAGIGATVMLSSSTITVAVFSLPLTSALVTLLYVDARFRTEAFDLELSEELFG
- a CDS encoding DUF4129 domain-containing protein → MSPPLTPSADEARRLLADELSKPIYLDARNWLMEQLRKLLDWLQGSSDPTVSTSPLSGGQGLWIGFGTAAVLVVVIWALMGPLRAERRRSRELFDEEELSAADLRAKASALAANGEWGQAIVEHFRAMIRSLSERVIIEEFAGMTADEASTLAAVRLPSLAEQLAQAARDFDAVAYGDQPGTAEQYQQLVDLDAEVAAATPVLPQRESQAAVSVEVGQ